A segment of the Anguilla anguilla isolate fAngAng1 chromosome 6, fAngAng1.pri, whole genome shotgun sequence genome:
ATTCAATTTAGAAGAGTACGTGTGTAACAAGGATGTCTTAATCTTTGTCCAGTACTTTTTTAACAGTTGGAGATGACTGCTCCGCGGCTGAAAAAGTGTATTTCCTGTTTATGTAAGTCATTTTGACCTTGCAAATTTACAATTGTGATGAATCATCATAATAGCCTTCGTGCAGAATTACACTTTAACAGTGCTGACGTTCTCTtggcggggttggggggagaCTTCACAGACAATCGTAACTGTAAATTGGACACTCATATATGTGGCAGGGCGCGAGattatattgatttttaaacaaaggctAATTAAAACAAGTGGGGCGTTGATTTGGTGCTATTGTTAAGGTCCaagataaatatttatgttttcaaacTCGCGATATCTATCCAGCAAGTCAAATCAGAAAGTATTCACTTCCAACTGCTACTGCTGCAAATACCAAATATAGTGCGTTTATTTAAAAGTTGCCgtgtttaaattatttgcttACTGATCCTCAAACTGAACAAGAACTGCTTCATATCAAAACACGCGATAGTACGGCGTAGCATACCAAAcacaagttattattattattattgttgttgttgttgttgttgttattgttactgTTATTGTTATACAGATACTACAGTCTACGCCTGTCACGTAATAAATGGAATTCATAGACAAGAAGTTTCATAGGTCATAGGTTTGCTCTGAAGCTGGTTTGGCTGAAACAGGCCTATCTGTAATAGGTCGTAATTATGGGGGGGGTAAACGACTGCCATTTCATCCTCACCTCTTTGACTTGGTCTCTTGTGGGTTTTTATCCCTCTGTCTCTTATTTTTAAACCAGTTGCTGATCTGCGTCAATGAAAGCCCCGTGATTTTTGCCAGGTTTCTCTTCTCGGTAGGACAAGGATACTTATTGCGCTTGTACGAATCCTTCAGTGCATTTCGCGACCTCTCTTTGAAGCAGTATAGAGTCTCGTCCCCGTCCCAGATAGTTCGAGGAAGTGGGTATTTTCTCCTAAGGCGGTATTTATCCACAGCACCAAGAGGTTTTCCCCGAACCTTCTCCGCCTCGATGTACCGTGCCCTGTACCACATATCCTGCAACACAGGATGACTTGACGGGCTAAAACTACGGTGCTCTAGAATAAAATACAGGTCCTGGTACCGAGACTGATGAAAAGCAACAACAGCCTGAGCTTTCAGCAAGCGTTCGTCTCCCATTAACAAGTTGTTTTGTGGCAAGGAGCACAGAAAACTGGCCAAGCGATCCACGTTACCTCCCTGCTGCAGAGCCTCGCACACACACGACACTTGTTCTGGAGAAAAGGCTAGCGAGCAGGTGCTCTGTGGAAGTTTTTGATGCGCGCCGTCTGCAGCGGGGTCTGGAAACGCGCGCGCCATAGACGTCCCTATAGATTTCAGTTCTAGTAGCGTGAAGCTTCCCTGTTTCTCTGCCATACCATGTTCCATCTTCATCTCACTTGTATCTATGACTTGTATTGAGGAAGCTGACATTTCATTGCCTCCAGAGAAGACAACCCTTGCGGTTTCAGCACCCCTTTCGCGGTTCGGGTTCCCGTTTACCACGCGCACTTGACTAGTCATCCAGCTGTGCTTGCATGTGAACACAGAATAGGTCCCTTTTCCGTGGGACTCTGTAAACTATAACACTGTAGAAAGTCGGTACTGCACCAAAACTCAATCTGATTCGTCACAAAAAGACTCAGGGAGGAGCGAATGTGATCTTCAAACTAATGTTTGTATTGGGAATACGGGTCTGACATGTCACATAAATGTAGACCAGTTTAAGGTGAGCGTGTTAGGGTTGTAGGGGCGGAATAACCAGTCTTTCTGTGTCATTGcatgctgtgttttatttagtATGCTGCTACTGTGCAGAGTTGAACGGTTGCTGCTAAAGTTCAATGGGAAAAGCTGCTATTCAATTAAAACGTGTTAATACCCACATTTATACAGATTGAGAGACATTGCATACTACGTGTGACTTTTGCGCCTATTGCGGCGATGAATACTGTCTGTAGCTTTCGAGATTGTTAATACTAGCTATCCAAAAGTGGACTTTATGAGAGAAAAAGTTCCCAACCGTTCCTGAAAACGACTTCCGGTTATTTATTGTACTGTAAGCATCCAAAATGCCAGCGTATTTCCGATATTTCAGCAAGCTCAAAACTTTGCTgagagaaaaaagtttttattccTTCTAAGCGCTGTGTAATTTTAATCGTCTTCTCTGCCACACTCAGTGCAACTGACCTTTGTGTTGTCTCAGACACTGTGCGTATGTTATTGTTGTCAAGCTTCCGCAACAATGGCAccatgaaattaaaacattaaagtaATTTAACCGTGTCCAGGTGTGATAAAAATCAGAAAATGGAGAAGCACGGAAAACAATTGACCACTTGAGTATGAAACTAGCCTTTCACATCAGTTTTGCCCTTTAACTGTGTGTGCCAGGTTGCAGTAGTAAATGGAAACTCAAGAGTGTCTCTAGCAAGGTGGATGTAACAATCACACTACCCTGACAATAATATAATGctgttttttcatcattttaatgacaaatgCAATAGGGTACAACAGAGCATTCTGACATGCATGACTTGCATTATCACAGTAAGTCACTGTCTTTTCAAAATTATAGGTCTCTCTGTTCACTTCAAGGACTTCTCCCAGGGAattaacctttttattctggGTGTGACTGCCCCCACCAGCCTTACTGTTGGTTGGAACATGCATGGATTTATAGTGGAAGTACTCCTTGTTGCTTGCTGCAGCTCCAAATGGATTCTGGCTTTGTCTAactaattgttttaaattatccTTCTTGCCAAGTGCTCAGGGaaaatttctgtgtgtgcgtgtgtgtgcgtgtgcgtgtgcatatgtgtgtgtgtgcgtgtgtgtatgtacacatgtgGGGGTCTGTACCAGGACCGTGTTTGTTCAGCTTGTTTATTTAACAGCAGGAGATGAAAGGGGATTGCTGTTGTCTCTGCTATCCCCCACCCTGGCTAACATCTCTCTCATAACATGGTTGATATGTTGCTCCCATGAgtgtcttttctgtttttcttttcatttaaacatataacaaacaatatataaaaagaacAGGGAAGGAATTGCATCCATATTGACTTCTTTGCATCGCTGGATGTTGACAATTGGTAATGCAGATGTTGGTTGGCCAGTTCCACCACTGTGTTTGACCTGTTTTGAAAATATGCTGTGTGAAAGAATCTTGTCTTATCAACCTTAACTGGACCAATGCAAATGAGAATACACTCAAAGCTTAGGAAATTCATTTAGAAACCTCACTTGGTAGACTTACTCCAAGGCTAGATGGCCTACTGACAGTTGgccattaattattaatgtaaattattGTCCTAGCTGTTTTACTACTGGTTTAGCAGTCATCCattgtcacggtttctgtgcaggtagatcatttttctgtgcctgcaccggctcagtggttagcattccgattagccactcggctaatcgttattttggggtgtggggacgattagttcgagcttgcagattagccactcggctaatcgttatttttggttcctgtgggaggattgttcctgcttgaacattccatgcattcctgcagggttacctctgatcggtttcacctgtgggttgctcacatcttccgctgattaccagccacacctgtggctgggtatttaaagcgtcagtaggcagtggaacggtgcttgagtgtaacgtgttttgctctagccagttccctgtcgtatttctgagcaaggtgtaaggaatataagaacaaagaaatttaaaaagagttctgacttcagtttgtttgttttttcttttgagaaaaaggtattaggacggtataggtccagattctgaggctggcggttttaaggggttattgtgtcaccgttggggcacaaacctttctgcccctTACTAACtagtttcccccctggttttagtggGCCTCAGAtcgtcttttgtttgtttttttgaaaagacattttctttttctctgcttcgggtcgaagtcgttttttcttcttttcttttccctgttcctttattttctttatatactccttcttcctcagttacccgtttaggggtttattcattttttgggatacgtcccttaggagtatagcacccccttctcatttcgtctctcacgagactcagtggttactggagtgcccctttggtaacttatagatcccctgtttggtcgcgtctggtcttcacacttcccctccctcacagaacACTCAAGCCAAATGGAAGTACCAGCGACCATCGGCCTGGATCAGGCAGTTACGGCTCAACAAGCCGCCCTGACGGCCCATACAGAGGGTCTACACATGTTGCACAGTCAACAAGTAAACACCACTGCACAACAGGCAGAGCTGTGCGAGCGTTTAGCCCTACAAGAGGAGGCGTCACGCCGCCAGGAAGCTACACTGACCGGCCTGCTAGAGATTATGGGTCGCCAGCAGGTGGCTTCCGAGGAGTTTAGGCGAGGTTTCGAGGAACACCGGGTCCGGGTAGAGGAAGAGCGACGTCTTGAACGCGAGGAGACAAGGCGTTTCCAAACTGAGTTTCTTCGGAGACTCGATGCTCGCGCTCTCAGTATACAAGCACAATCCTTTCTTTCCCAGACAGACACACCGGCACTCACAAATAATCAGGAACCTAAACTTCAGCTCCCTGCTCCGTTCGAAGGTGAATCCGGCAAATGCCGGGGGTTCATAACACaatgttttatacagtttaGAGCTCATCCTTCACGATATGCTACAGACGAATCAAGGGTGGCGTTCATTGTTAGTCTCCTTAAGGGTCAAGCCCTGGCCTGGGCTGACCCACTTTTTCGTTCAAACTCACCCATAATGACAAGTTCAGACCGCCTCATTGAGGAGATGGAAAGGGTGTTTGACCATGATGTTACGGGCAGCGAGGCAGCCACTAGGTTAACCCGTCTTCGGCAGGGAAGGAATAGTGTTGCAGAATTTTCCATAGCCTTCCGATCGTTAGCTGGCGAATCAGGCTGGCCTGAACTACCGCTTATGACACTCTTTACCAACGCCCTGTCAGATCCGGTCAGGGATGCACTGGCTGCGAGTGAGCCACCCGCTACTTTCGAGGCATTGGTAGCGAGAGCTATCCGCATTGATCACCGGGttagggaacgagagagagagaaggaagaaaggagaggTCGAACAACTCCTTATGTCGCACCTCTCTTGGGTACGCCCATCTTCTCCACTCGTTCCCAAGACACTGGAATTAGGTCAGAACCTATGCAGGTGGACAGTGTGGACGTTCGCAGGGATTCGGATTTCCGATCAAGAACCAAGAGGTGCCACTATTGCAAACAGATAGGGCACCGCATAAAGAGTTGTCCAGTGCTAGCAGAAAAAGATCAGTCTCGTCAGTGAAGCGTAAGCCACTGGCGAGACGTGAGTTATCAGCCTTTCGCACATGTATCCCCGTCCAACTCTCCTGGAATAAACAGATCATTGACACTAATGCATTTTTAGATTCAGGCGCAGTGGATTGTTTTATTGACATTAAATGGGCAAAGAAACGCGGATTACCTGTGCGTCTCTTGCCACAGCCTCGGGTGATTACTGCGCTTGATGGCCGTCCCTTAGGCACAGGCCTAGTGGAAAGAACCACCGCTTTTATTCAGATGCGCGTTCCTTTTGGTGAACATGTGGAGcgtatcagattttttttggtggaatcGCCGACCTTTCCCCTTGTGTTGGGGCATTCCTGGTTGGTTAGGCATAAACCTTACATCAACTGGGGCGGGACTGGGGAGGCCATCCTTCAGTGGGGTTTGGAATGCGTGTCTCACTGTCAGCAGGAGACTACGCAGGCTCCTGGGGTTGGTTCTAGTTCCCAGCCCAGTTTTGAGTACTGTGATGAGGAGACCGTTACTCCCATCAGTCAGTTTGCGGCATCGCCCCCTTCAGGTAGGGAGGAGAGCCTAGTCTGGGATCCGTGTTTTGACACATTCTCTCCTTGCGATTATGCCACAGAGGAATTCTCGGGTGAGGGGTGTTCTTTTAAAAGCCATAGCGAACAAGATACGGCAGATGAAATGGAATACCCTTATTCCACCAGCATGGAGGATCTGGTTACAGTGGGTACGGTCACTATTCCATTACCAGTCAATGTCCCCAACGATTATGCAGATCTTGCGCAGGTATTTAGTAAGCAAGAGGCCACTACTTTACCTCCGCACAGAACGTATGATTGCGCTATCGAATTATTTCCTGGTTCGGTCCCACCAAGGGGTTCCTTGTATTCTTTATCTATTCCCGAGAGCGAGGCTATGAGGGAATATATTCAAGAGTCCCTGGCCAATGGTTTTATTCGACCCTCCACTTCGCCGGCGGGGGCAGGGTTTTTCTTTGTTAAGAAAAAGGACGGGAGTCTGCGACCCTGTATAGATTACAGAGGTCTTAATAATATCACGGTCAAGAACCGCTACCCCTTACCCCTTATGAATTCGGCTTTTGAACGTCTCCAGGGGGCGACTATATTCACCAAACTTGACCTGCGGAATGCCTATAATTTAGTGCGAATAAGAGAAGGAGACGAGTGGAAAACGGCATTTAACACTCATAACgggcattttgaatatttagtCATGCCATTCGGTCTCACGAACGCCCCGGCGGTATTTCAGGCCTTAGTCAATGACGTTCTTAGGGAGATGTTGGAGAGATTTGTGTTCGTCTATTTAgatgacattttaatcttttccaACACTCCTGCTGAGCATGTCAGTCATGTCAGGCAGGTTTTGAAATGCCTTTTGGAGGCTAAACTGTTCGTGAAGGCCGAGAAATGCCTATTCCATGctaaatctgtctcttttttggGGTTTATCATTTCTGAGGGAACTATTAAAATGGACCCTGATAAAGTCTCCGCAGTTAAGAATTGGCCCCCACCCACATCAGTTAAACAGGTGCAGCGGTTTTTGGGATTCGCCAACTTTTACAGGCGTTTCATTCGCAATTTTAGTGCAGTAGCCGCACCGATCACTGTGCTGACCAAAAAGGAGGCCAGTGTTCATTTTGCTTGGACACCCAAAGCCGACGCGGCTTTCCGGGTTTTAAAGTCTATGTTCTGTTCTGAGCCCATTCTCATCACGCCTAACCCGGCACTTCCATTTGTGGTGGAGGTGGATGCCTCTGAGCTTGGCGCGGGAGCCATTTTATCTCAACGGTCCCCTGTAGATAACAAGGTGCACCCGTGTGCATATTTCTCGCGGTCCCTTTCCCCAGCGGAGAGGAATTATGACGTCGGGGATCGTGAACTTTTGGCAGTCAAGCTGGCTCTGGAGGAGTGGCGGCATTGGCTGGAGGGGGCGGAACATCCTTTCACGGTCTGGACAGATCATAAAAACCTGGAGTTTATTCAGAGCGCTAAGAGACGGAATTCGCGGCAGGGTcgctggtctttgttttttgcCCGATTTAATTTTATCCTTACTTATCGTCCGggttcaaaaaatatcaaacctGACGCCCTGTCTAGAATCTATGACCAATCAGACGACAACCGCTCCCCAGAGCCCATTGTTCCCCCCACTTTGATTGTAGCTCCTGCTATGTGGAGGATTGAGTCAGTGGTCCGGAAGGCTCAAAGGTCTGAGCCGGATCCGGGTGGAGGTCCGCCTAACTGTCTCTTTGTCCCTGCTAGGGTACGCGCCCAGGTGTTGCGTTGGGGACATTCCACGCATCTGACTTGTCATCCGGGTGTCCACAGATTTAAGGATTTTTTATCCCGGCGATTTTGGTGGCCTGGCATGGAGAGGGATGTGCGGGAGTATGTTTCGGCCTGCTCGGTTTGCGCTCGGAACAAGGGTTCTCGCATTCCACCGTCGGGTCTTTTACGTCCCTTGCCCGTTCCTAGTCGCCCTTGGAGTCACATAGCACTGGACTTTATCACTGGGCTGCCACCCTCTGATGGCAACACGGCCATCTTAGTCGTCGTGGATAGATTCTCGAAGGCGGCTCATTTTATAGCGTTGCCTAAACTTCCGTCGGCTTTGGAGACCGCCCGGTTAGTTATTAACCACGTCTTCCGAATACACGGGTTACCTCAAGACGTAGTATCGGATCGGGGCCCGCAGTTTACCGCGCGTTTTTGGCGAGCATTCTGTTCGCTTCTGGGGGCGTCTGTCAGTCTCTCATCAGGGTTTCACCCAGAGACCAATGGACAGACGGAACGCACAAATCAGACGTTGGAAAACACTCTCCGTTGTCTGGTCTCTTCCAATCCCACCTCCTGGAGCCGTCAACTCGTGTGGGCAGAGTACGCGCACAATACGCTACGTAACGCGTCGACGGGGACCTCACCATTTGAGGCTCAATGTGGTtatcaacctccactcttcccaGAATTGGAGAAGAACATCGAGGTGCCCTCCGCAGAGACATTTGTCAAGCGGTGTCGGTCCACCTGGAGGAGAGTTCGTACATCACTGCTACGCTCGTCAGCCAGTCAAAAGAGGCTTGCCGACAGACACCGCAGACCTGCGCCCTCCTATCGGGTGGGTCAGCGTGTCTGGCTTTCTACTCGTGACCTCCCTCTACGAGTGGAGTCTCGTAAACTCGCTCCTCGTTTCATTGGCCCATTTAAGATCCTTCGGAGAATTAACCCAGTCACGGTTCGCCTACAGCTGCCCCGGTCCATGAGAATTCATCCTACCTTTCATGTCTCTCGTCTTAAGCCAGTTCTAGTAAGCGCGTTAGCCCCTGTGGACAAACCCCCACCTCCGCCTAGACTCGTGGATGGGGAACCAGTTTATACGGTGCGTCGCATTCTGGCCGAGAGGCGTGTGGGCCGTAGGGTACAATTTCTCATTGACTGGGAGGGTTATGGTCCGGAGGAGCGTTGTTGGGTTCCCTCTAGGGACATATTGGATCCTGAACTGATCCGGGATTTCCGCTCTCGTGGGTCCGAGGGCCCGTCTGGGGCCGGTCCTTagagggggggtactgtcacggtttctgtgcaggtagatcatttttctgtgcctgcaccggctcagtggttagcattccgattagccactcggctaatcgttattttggggtgtggggacgattagttcgagcttgcagattagccactcggctaatcgttatttttggttcctgtgggaggattgttcctgcttgaacattccatgcattcctgcagggttacctctgatcggtttcacctgtgggttgctcacatcttccgctgattaccagccacacctgtggctgggtatttaaagcgtcagtaggcagtggaacggtgcttgagtgtaacgtgttttgctctagccagttccctgtcgtatttctgagcaaggtgtaaggaatataagaacaaagaaatttaaaaagagttctgacttcagtttgtttgttttttcttttgagaaaaaggtattaggacggtataggtccagattctgaggctggcggttttaaggggttattgtgtcaccgttggggcacaaacctttctgcccctTACTAACtagtttcccccctggttttagtggGCCTCAGAtcgtcttttgtttgtttttttgaaaagacattttctttttctctgcttcgggtcgaagtcgttttttcttcttttcttttccctgttcctttattttctttatatactccttcttcctcagttacccgtttaggggtttattcattttttgggatacgtcccttaggagtatagcacccccttctcatttcgtctctcacgagactcagtggttactggagtgcccctttggtaacttatagatcccctgtttggtcgcgtctggtcttcacacttcccctccctcacatccattcatccattatctatacctgcttatcctgggcagggtcgtgggtagtgctggagcctatcccagcgtgcatggGACGAGAGGcgagaatacaccctgggcaggccaccaatctattgcagggcacacacaccattcactgaccattcactcatacactcttacctatggacaatttagaCTCTTCAGTTagcctttggactgtgggaagaaaccagagtacccagatgaaatccacgcggacacggggagaacatgaaaactccacGTAGAAAGgccaccactgtgccacccagtTTAGCAGTCAGTTACATGTAAATGGTAAACTAATTTAGAAAGCGCTTGTCTACATCATATGAACCCAGTCCTGGAAGCGTAACATAGCACACTGCTCCAGTATACAGTGCTCTGCAGCAGTGCAATTGGTGATGTTTATGCAGAGACTGTATAGTTTCCCTGGAACTGTCTGCTTGCATTCCACCACTGCCCATCCCAAACAAGTGTCTGTCTTcctgctttgtgttttctgGAGTTTCATTGGAAGGCTGGCAATCACGCACTGAGGAAATTTTAATTGCCTGTCTTTAAGGTTGTAGAAGCAAGAGTATTGGCTGGCTGTCTGAGACAAGAGAACTACTGACATGTGCAAGATCAATGGTGtaaactataaataaaaaatatttgtaatcattatataaatacaaattcaaaatttaattCTGGAAAAATTGAGACCAcatcaaattttcagtttctcaGTTTATaggtatgtgtctgtgtagaaCTTTTTATATTCTTCAGGAAATATTGACCACATTCAATTTTAATTCCAAATGAAAGTATTGTCATTCAGaacagaaaatgacaactggTCAAAATGCTAAAGATACACCGTGTTGTCCTAAATTGAATAATGCAAACTAAACTTAATTTATTCccgtaaataaataataaaaaataacaatgtgaAGAGTTCAACAATTAATATTTGGTGGAATAA
Coding sequences within it:
- the LOC118229196 gene encoding homeobox protein SIX4-like isoform X1, whose amino-acid sequence is MTSQVRVVNGNPNRERGAETARVVFSGGNEMSASSIQVIDTSEMKMEHGMAEKQGSFTLLELKSIGTSMARAFPDPAADGAHQKLPQSTCSLAFSPEQVSCVCEALQQGGNVDRLASFLCSLPQNNLLMGDERLLKAQAVVAFHQSRYQDLYFILEHRSFSPSSHPVLQDMWYRARYIEAEKVRGKPLGAVDKYRLRRKYPLPRTIWDGDETLYCFKERSRNALKDSYKRNKYPCPTEKRNLAKITGLSLTQISNWFKNKRQRDKNPQETKSKSSESDGNCSSEAESCKGTDDFSPRPLSSGSDGSVARAGGPDIGPVLQQTGDMRTTCSSGGAQVGPLFRTSSSYSQLHGTLLFSQLTPSVSVATKGPCPPSEGGRLQSGLPVKSLPLYSVLPALEVKVEEAQTRGSWDKGHSDVDLHSSFGPPPLGGYSLGGALGACISGPSLQHGAEPLLPLLPSVSTAPSRGMGTAPYHGLQLSSAV
- the LOC118229196 gene encoding homeobox protein SIX4-like isoform X2 gives rise to the protein MTSQVRVVNGNPNRERGAETARVVFSGGNEMSASSIQVIDTSEMKMEHGMAEKQGSFTLLELKSIGTSMARAFPDPAADGAHQKLPQSTCSLAFSPEQVSCVCEALQQGGNVDRLASFLCSLPQNNLLMGDERLLKAQAVVAFHQSRYQDLYFILEHRSFSPSSHPVLQDMWYRARYIEAEKVRGKPLGAVDKYRLRRKYPLPRTIWDGDETLYCFKERSRNALKDSYKRNKYPCPTEKRNLAKITGLSLTQISNWFKNKRQRDKNPQETKSKSESDGNCSSEAESCKGTDDFSPRPLSSGSDGSVARAGGPDIGPVLQQTGDMRTTCSSGGAQVGPLFRTSSSYSQLHGTLLFSQLTPSVSVATKGPCPPSEGGRLQSGLPVKSLPLYSVLPALEVKVEEAQTRGSWDKGHSDVDLHSSFGPPPLGGYSLGGALGACISGPSLQHGAEPLLPLLPSVSTAPSRGMGTAPYHGLQLSSAV